The genomic region GACGTAGTTCAGGTCGGTCATCGCCTTGCGGGTGAACACCGGATAGCCGTCGAGCCCGCGCTCCTGCGCGCGCTTGATCTCGGTGTCCCAATAGGCGCCCTTGACCAGGCGCACCATCATGCTGCGGTCCAGCGCGCGCGTCAGCGCATCGACATAGTCGATGACGTCGGCGGCGCGCTTCTGATAGGCCTGGATGGCGAGGCCAAAGCCGCTCCAGCCGGCGAGCGAGGGGTCGGCGAACGCGGCGGCGATGACGTCGAGCGACAGCTCCAGGCGGTCGGCCTCCTCGGCATCGACGGTGAAGTTGAGGTCGAACGCCTTGGCGCGGCGCGCGAGATCGATCAGCTGCGGCACCAGCTCGGTCATCACCCGCGCGTGGCTCACCGCCTCGAAGCGCGGGTGCAGCGCGGAGAGTTTCACCGAGATGCCGGGCCGATCGGGCAGGGGCTGATCGCCGGCCGCCTTGCCGATCGCTTCGATGGCGCGGGCGTAGGATTCGAAATAGCGGTGGGCATCGTCGGCGGTGCGCGCACCCTCGCCGAGCATGTCGAACGAATAGCGCGAGCCGCGTGCGGTGTGCGATTGCGCACGCGACAGCGCCGCCTCGATGGTCTCGCCGAGCACGAAATGGCTGCCCATCAGCCGCATCGCCTGCCGCGTCGCGGCGCGCACTGCCGGCGCACCGAGCCGCTTGGTCAGCCGCCCGATCGTGCCCTGCGGCGTCTCGCCGGGCTGGATCACGCGCGCCGACATGCCGAGCGCCCAGGCCGAGGCGTTGACCAGGAATGCGCTCGATCTGGTCTCGTGATTGACGAAGTCGCCCTGGCCGAGCTTGTCCTCGATGAACTGGTCGGCGGTGCGCGCGTCCGGGACCCGCAGCAGCGCCTCCGCCAGCACCATCAGCGCCAGCCCTTCCTTGGTCGAAAGCGCGAACTCCCGCAGCATGTCCTCGACCCCGCCGAGCGGATCGTCATTGGCCCGGATCGCCTCGATCAGGCGGGTTGCGGTGCGGTCGATCCGTGCCTCCGCCTCCGCGCCGAGCTTCGCGTCCTGGCGCAGGCGGGCGGCGATGGCGGCGTCGTCGGGCGCGTAGGGCGCGCTGAACGGGGACGGGAGCGGCGACGGGTCTGGCATGGCGGTTCCTTGAGATTGTGTGGGAACACGTACGCGCTAGCGAACCGTAGTTCGATAGACAAATTAGCAGATTTGTCTTAGAAAATCAGGATCAATTCGAGAGTTGCCGTAGATATGACAGAAATCGACAAGACTGACCGCAAAATCCTCTCGATCCTGCAAGGGGATGGCCGGATTGCCAATGTGGAACTGGCCGAGAGGATCGGCCTGTCGCCGACTTCGGTCGGCGAACGGCTGAAGCGGCTGCAGCGCGACGGCTTCGTCGAGGGCTATGGCGCGCGGCTCAATCCGCACCGGCTCGGGCTTGGCCTGCTGGTGTTTGTCGAGGTGCTGCTCGACAAGACCACGCCCGACGTATTCGAGAAGTTCGCCAGGGCGGTCCAGACCGCGCCGGAAGTGCTCGAATGTCACATGGTGGCCGGCGGCTTCGACTATCTGGTCAAGGCGCGGGTCGCCAACATGACCGCCTATCGCAGGTTTCTCGGCGAGACCCTGCTGGCGCTGCCGGGCGTGCGCGAGACGCGAACCTACGCGGTGATGGAGGAAGTCAAGCGCGACGCGCCGCTGCCGGTCGGCTGACATGCGCCCGGTCCGATCCACAGCCATGCGCCGGATGTCTTGGCATCGCGACGCACCCGCGATAATCCTTTGGTCGAGTTGGGGCAGTGGTTCATGAAAGATGCCGATCAGCCGATACGAATGAAGCGGGCCGGATTTGCCGGCGCGCTTGCTGTGCTCATGCTGTCGTTGCCGTCAGCCATGCCGGCCCGCGCGGCCGAACTCAGCTCCGGCATCATGCAGCTCTACACCTCGGTCTCGATCTATCCGCCATCGGCGACGGGGATGACGGTCTGTTACGGCTTCGTCTGCCGACGTCGCGAGATGCTCGACTTCAGCGCAGCCGACCGAGCGGCCCTGGCCAAGATCATGGCCGCGGGCCGCGCCAATGCCGCTGCCGAACGCGCGGCCGTGCAAAAGGCCG from Bradyrhizobium elkanii USDA 76 harbors:
- a CDS encoding Lrp/AsnC ligand binding domain-containing protein codes for the protein MTEIDKTDRKILSILQGDGRIANVELAERIGLSPTSVGERLKRLQRDGFVEGYGARLNPHRLGLGLLVFVEVLLDKTTPDVFEKFARAVQTAPEVLECHMVAGGFDYLVKARVANMTAYRRFLGETLLALPGVRETRTYAVMEEVKRDAPLPVG